In Pseudomonas sp. GCEP-101, one DNA window encodes the following:
- a CDS encoding LysR substrate-binding domain-containing protein encodes MNLFQLRAFDAVARERSFTRAAERLFISQPAVTGHVKALEEHYQVNLFRRTARGVELTEDGVRLSAISRTLFALEEEAEALLDASRELVSGRIEVAADGPHLVMPMLARLRARYPGITVNLRLGNAQETLAALMDEHVDIAVLTGVEPRAGLFLRELVESRICALVPASHAWSSHRGELPLGELDQQIMVLREPDSITRRTFDAACAAAAVEPLVLLELDSREAVTEAVAAELGVGIVSSLEVSPDPRVKAIPLGGDGLLNRHAIGCLERRRGLRVVSAFLELAQG; translated from the coding sequence ATGAACCTCTTCCAGCTCCGCGCCTTCGACGCCGTCGCCCGTGAACGCAGCTTCACCCGCGCCGCGGAACGCCTGTTCATCAGCCAGCCGGCAGTGACCGGGCACGTCAAGGCGCTGGAGGAGCACTACCAGGTGAACCTGTTCCGCCGCACCGCGCGGGGTGTTGAGCTGACAGAAGATGGCGTACGGCTGTCGGCGATCAGTCGCACGCTGTTCGCCCTCGAGGAGGAAGCCGAGGCCCTGCTCGACGCCAGCCGCGAGCTGGTGAGCGGGCGTATCGAAGTGGCCGCCGACGGCCCACACCTGGTCATGCCGATGCTCGCCCGGCTGCGCGCGCGCTACCCCGGCATCACTGTCAACCTGCGCCTGGGCAACGCCCAGGAAACCCTCGCCGCGCTGATGGACGAGCACGTCGATATCGCCGTGCTGACCGGGGTGGAGCCGCGCGCCGGGCTGTTTTTGCGCGAGCTGGTGGAGTCACGCATTTGCGCCCTGGTGCCAGCCAGCCATGCGTGGAGTTCGCACCGGGGCGAGTTGCCGCTGGGCGAGCTGGACCAGCAGATCATGGTGCTGCGCGAGCCGGATTCCATCACCCGCCGCACCTTCGACGCAGCCTGCGCGGCGGCGGCCGTCGAGCCGCTCGTGCTGCTGGAACTGGACAGCCGCGAGGCGGTGACCGAAGCGGTGGCGGCGGAGTTGGGGGTCGGCATCGTGTCGTCGCTGGAAGTCAGCCCGGACCCGCGAGTGAAGGCGATTCCGCTGGGCGGCGACGGCCTGCTCAACCGCCACGCCATCGGCTGCCTGGAGCGGCGCCGGGGGTTGCGGGTGGTGAGTGCGTTTCTGGAGTTGGCGCAGGGCTGA
- a CDS encoding 2-aminoethylphosphonate--pyruvate transaminase produces the protein MSTAERAPILLTPGPLTTSPRTRRAMMVDWGSWDRDFNDLTADVCKRLLAIIHGEATHTCVPLQGSGTFSVEAAVGTLVPRDGKVLVLINGAYGKRLAKICQVIGRPFSTFETEEDVPTTAADVDRLLGADPSITHVALIHCETSTGILNPLAEIAKVIEAHGKRLIIDAMSSFGALDIDARQVPFDALIAASGKCLEGVPGMGFVFARTSALNASAGNCHSLSMDLQDQHAYMAKTGQWRFTPPTHVVAALHEALSQYEEEGGLAARHQRYANNCQTLLAEMAELGFRSFLPAAIQAPIIVTFHAPRDARYSFTEFYSRVREKGFILYPGKLTQVETFRVGCIGQVDANGMRAAVSAIAETLKEMEVFEI, from the coding sequence ATGAGCACTGCCGAGCGAGCCCCCATCCTGCTGACTCCCGGTCCGCTGACCACGTCCCCCCGCACCCGTCGCGCCATGATGGTCGACTGGGGCTCGTGGGACCGCGACTTCAACGACCTGACCGCCGACGTCTGCAAGCGCCTGCTGGCGATCATCCACGGCGAAGCGACCCACACCTGCGTACCGCTGCAGGGCAGCGGCACCTTCTCCGTCGAAGCCGCCGTGGGTACCCTGGTGCCGCGCGACGGCAAGGTGCTGGTGCTGATCAACGGCGCCTACGGCAAGCGCCTGGCGAAGATCTGCCAGGTGATCGGCCGCCCATTCAGCACCTTCGAAACCGAAGAAGACGTGCCGACCACCGCCGCCGACGTCGACCGCCTGCTGGGCGCGGACCCGAGCATCACCCACGTCGCGCTGATCCACTGCGAAACCAGCACCGGCATCCTCAACCCGCTGGCGGAGATCGCCAAGGTCATCGAGGCCCACGGCAAGCGCCTGATCATCGATGCCATGAGCTCCTTTGGCGCGCTGGACATCGACGCCCGCCAGGTGCCCTTCGATGCGCTGATCGCCGCGTCCGGCAAATGCCTGGAAGGCGTGCCCGGCATGGGCTTCGTCTTCGCCCGCACCTCCGCCCTGAACGCCAGCGCCGGCAATTGCCATTCGCTGTCGATGGACCTGCAGGACCAGCACGCCTACATGGCCAAGACCGGCCAATGGCGTTTCACTCCGCCGACCCACGTGGTGGCCGCGCTGCACGAAGCGCTCAGCCAGTATGAAGAGGAGGGCGGCCTCGCGGCCCGTCATCAGCGTTACGCAAACAACTGCCAGACTCTGCTGGCGGAGATGGCCGAGCTCGGCTTCCGCAGTTTCCTGCCCGCGGCGATCCAGGCGCCGATCATCGTCACCTTCCACGCCCCGCGGGACGCCCGCTACAGCTTCACCGAGTTCTACAGCCGGGTGCGCGAGAAGGGCTTCATCCTCTACCCCGGCAAGCTGACCCAGGTGGAAACCTTCCGCGTCGGTTGCATCGGCCAGGTCGACGCCAACGGCATGCGCGCCGCCGTGTCAGCCATCGCCGAAACGCTGAAGGAAATGGAAGTCTTCGAGATCTGA
- the phnX gene encoding phosphonoacetaldehyde hydrolase produces MNYEQPKQLQAVILDWAGTVVDFGSFAPTQIFVEAFAEFGVQVSLEEARGPMGMGKWDHIRTLCDIPAIAERYRAKFGRVPSDDDVTAIYERFMPLQIEKIAEHSALIPGALDAIAAVRRQGLKVGSCSGYPAVVMEKVVALAKTNGYVADHVVATDEVPNGRPHPAQALANVIALGISDVAACVKVDDTWPGILEGRSAGMWTVALTCSGNALGLTYEQYKALPAQKLEQERRRIGQMFEGSRPHYLIDTIAELPEVIADINARLARGEMPQGS; encoded by the coding sequence ATGAACTACGAACAACCCAAGCAACTGCAGGCCGTCATCCTCGACTGGGCCGGTACCGTGGTCGACTTCGGCTCCTTCGCGCCGACCCAGATCTTCGTCGAAGCCTTCGCCGAGTTCGGCGTGCAGGTCAGCCTGGAAGAAGCCCGCGGCCCCATGGGCATGGGCAAGTGGGACCACATCCGCACCCTGTGCGACATCCCGGCCATCGCCGAGCGCTATCGGGCCAAGTTCGGCCGCGTGCCGAGTGACGATGACGTGACCGCCATCTACGAGCGCTTCATGCCGCTGCAGATCGAGAAGATCGCCGAACATTCCGCACTGATACCCGGCGCGCTGGACGCCATCGCCGCCGTGCGCAGGCAGGGGCTGAAGGTCGGTTCCTGTTCCGGTTACCCGGCTGTCGTCATGGAAAAAGTGGTCGCCCTGGCCAAGACCAACGGCTACGTCGCCGACCATGTCGTCGCGACCGATGAAGTCCCCAACGGCCGCCCGCACCCGGCCCAGGCGCTGGCCAACGTGATCGCCCTGGGCATCAGCGACGTGGCGGCCTGCGTGAAGGTCGACGACACCTGGCCGGGCATCCTCGAAGGGCGCAGCGCCGGCATGTGGACCGTGGCGCTGACCTGCTCGGGCAATGCCCTGGGCCTGACCTATGAGCAATACAAGGCGCTGCCGGCCCAGAAGCTGGAGCAGGAGCGCCGCCGCATCGGGCAGATGTTCGAAGGCTCGCGCCCGCATTATCTGATCGACACCATCGCCGAACTGCCGGAGGTGATCGCCGATATCAATGCGCGCCTGGCGCGGGGGGAGATGCCGCAGGGTAGCTGA
- a CDS encoding helix-turn-helix domain-containing protein, translating to MRNIMRKKARMSNILPNNSERPSVLVHVADNVKTHRRNAGFSQDALAKASGVSRRMLVGIEGGDTNVSLATLDRIAAALQVTFADLVRPPSTGGLTRVDAVAWGGKQPDSRGTLLASTPASRQAELWHWTLAPGDTYNAEPDAEGWYDMAYVIEGRLTIVLAEETVQVEAGGFHVFKSNQPFSYQNHGDVLLRFVRNVVN from the coding sequence ATGCGCAACATAATGCGCAAAAAGGCCAGAATGAGCAATATACTGCCCAATAATTCCGAACGCCCCAGCGTGCTGGTGCACGTCGCCGATAACGTGAAGACCCACCGCCGCAACGCCGGCTTCAGCCAGGACGCGCTGGCCAAGGCCTCGGGCGTGAGCCGGCGGATGCTGGTGGGCATCGAGGGCGGCGACACCAACGTCAGCCTCGCCACCCTCGACCGCATCGCCGCGGCCTTGCAGGTCACCTTCGCCGACCTGGTGCGCCCACCGTCCACTGGCGGCCTGACCCGGGTCGACGCCGTCGCCTGGGGCGGCAAGCAACCCGACAGCCGCGGCACTCTCCTCGCCAGCACCCCCGCCTCGCGCCAGGCCGAGCTCTGGCACTGGACGCTGGCACCCGGCGACACCTACAACGCCGAACCGGATGCCGAGGGTTGGTACGACATGGCCTATGTCATCGAAGGACGGCTGACCATCGTGTTGGCCGAAGAGACGGTGCAAGTCGAGGCCGGGGGATTCCATGTGTTCAAGAGCAACCAGCCGTTTTCCTACCAGAACCATGGGGATGTGTTGCTGCGGTTTGTGCGGAACGTGGTGAACTGA
- the rhtA gene encoding threonine/homoserine exporter RhtA: MPRSRLLSTAFPILILIVSMASIQTGASLAKSLFPVLGAEGVTSMRLVFAAILLLAILRPWRTSLRGKPLKPLFIYGVTLGLMNLTFYMALQTIPLGIAVALEFTGPLAVALFYSRKPIDFLWIAIAVVGLGLLLPVADFGNGVDPKGAALALGAGVCWGLYIIFGQRAGNDLGAQGAALGISIAAICVAPIGLAHSGMALFDINLFPALLGVAVLSSALPYTLEMVALTRLPARTFGTLMSIEPAFGALSGLFFLGEQLTSHQWIAIGAIIVASVGTTLSSRPKPALVAD; encoded by the coding sequence ATGCCTCGCTCTCGCCTGCTTTCCACTGCCTTTCCCATCCTCATCCTGATCGTGTCCATGGCCTCGATCCAGACTGGCGCGTCGCTCGCCAAGAGCCTGTTCCCGGTACTTGGCGCCGAGGGTGTCACGTCCATGCGGCTGGTCTTCGCCGCGATTCTTCTGCTGGCGATCCTCCGCCCGTGGCGCACGTCGCTGCGCGGCAAGCCGCTCAAGCCGCTGTTCATCTATGGCGTGACCCTGGGCCTGATGAACCTGACGTTCTACATGGCGCTGCAGACCATCCCGCTCGGCATCGCGGTGGCCCTGGAGTTCACCGGGCCGCTGGCGGTTGCGCTGTTCTACTCGCGCAAGCCGATCGACTTCCTGTGGATCGCCATCGCGGTGGTCGGGCTTGGCCTGCTGCTGCCGGTGGCTGATTTCGGCAACGGCGTCGACCCCAAGGGCGCCGCGCTGGCGCTGGGGGCGGGCGTCTGCTGGGGGCTCTACATCATCTTCGGCCAGCGTGCCGGCAATGACCTGGGCGCCCAGGGCGCGGCGCTGGGCATCAGCATCGCGGCGATCTGCGTGGCGCCGATCGGCCTCGCGCACAGCGGCATGGCGCTGTTCGATATCAACCTGTTCCCGGCGCTGCTGGGCGTGGCGGTTCTCTCCAGCGCCTTGCCCTACACCCTGGAAATGGTCGCACTGACCCGCCTGCCGGCGCGTACCTTCGGCACGCTGATGAGCATCGAGCCGGCGTTCGGTGCGCTGTCCGGCCTGTTCTTCCTCGGTGAGCAACTGACTTCGCACCAGTGGATTGCCATCGGCGCGATCATCGTCGCTTCGGTGGGCACGACGCTGAGCAGCCGGCCGAAGCCGGCGCTGGTGGCCGACTGA
- a CDS encoding MATE family efflux transporter produces the protein MTSLTQPVSRGRRTATELKELLTLAAPIMIAQLATTAMGFVDAVMAGSVGPRDLAAVALGNSIWIPIFLLMTGTLLATTAKVAQRYGAGDQAGTGPLVRQALWLALLVGPLAGATLWLLSEPVLRAMKVEQALIEPSCFYLRGIACGLPAVALYHVLRCFSDGLGRTRPSMVLGICGLMLNIPINYVLIYGHLGFPALGGPGCGWATGSVMWFMLLGMLFWVNWAKVYKPSQLFSHWELPQPKVIGSLVAVGLPIGIAVFAESSIFSVIALLIGELGEKVVAGHQVALNFSALVFMIPYSLAMAVTVRVGQSLGAGAPRDARFAAGVGMGAALAYACISASGMLLMREHIAGLYTQDPEVLALAATLLVFSALFQFSDAVQVTAAGALRGYQDTRATMIMTLFAYWGIGLPVGYSLGLAHWLQEPTGPRGLWEGLIVGLTCAAVMLCIRLSRSARRQIVLNERRTAG, from the coding sequence GTGACCAGCCTCACCCAGCCCGTCTCCCGCGGACGGCGCACCGCCACCGAACTCAAGGAACTGCTGACCCTCGCAGCACCGATCATGATCGCCCAGCTGGCGACCACCGCCATGGGCTTCGTCGATGCGGTGATGGCCGGCAGCGTGGGCCCGCGCGACCTCGCGGCGGTGGCGCTGGGCAACTCGATCTGGATTCCGATCTTCCTGCTGATGACCGGCACCCTGCTCGCCACCACCGCCAAGGTGGCCCAGCGCTATGGCGCGGGCGATCAGGCCGGCACCGGCCCGCTGGTGCGCCAGGCGCTGTGGCTGGCGTTGCTGGTCGGCCCGCTGGCGGGCGCGACGCTGTGGCTGCTCTCCGAACCGGTACTGCGGGCGATGAAGGTCGAGCAAGCGCTGATCGAGCCGAGCTGCTTCTACCTGCGCGGCATCGCCTGCGGCCTGCCGGCGGTGGCGCTGTACCACGTGCTGCGCTGCTTCAGCGACGGCCTGGGGCGCACCCGACCGAGCATGGTGCTGGGCATCTGCGGGCTGATGCTGAACATCCCGATCAACTACGTGCTGATCTACGGCCACCTCGGCTTCCCGGCCCTGGGCGGCCCCGGCTGCGGCTGGGCCACCGGCTCGGTGATGTGGTTCATGCTGCTGGGCATGCTGTTCTGGGTGAACTGGGCGAAGGTCTACAAACCGAGCCAGCTGTTCAGTCACTGGGAGCTGCCGCAGCCTAAGGTGATCGGCAGCCTGGTGGCGGTCGGCCTGCCGATCGGCATCGCGGTGTTCGCCGAATCGAGCATCTTCTCGGTGATCGCCCTGCTGATCGGCGAACTTGGCGAGAAGGTGGTCGCGGGCCACCAGGTGGCGCTGAACTTCAGCGCGCTGGTGTTCATGATCCCCTACTCGCTGGCCATGGCCGTGACCGTGCGCGTCGGCCAGTCCCTCGGCGCCGGCGCCCCGCGGGATGCGCGCTTCGCGGCGGGCGTGGGCATGGGCGCGGCGCTGGCCTACGCGTGCATTTCCGCCAGCGGCATGCTGCTGATGCGCGAGCACATCGCTGGGCTCTACACACAGGACCCGGAGGTGCTCGCGCTGGCCGCCACGCTGCTGGTGTTCTCCGCGCTGTTCCAGTTCTCCGACGCCGTGCAGGTCACCGCCGCCGGCGCCCTGCGTGGCTACCAGGATACCCGCGCCACCATGATCATGACCCTGTTCGCCTACTGGGGTATCGGCCTGCCGGTGGGCTACAGCCTCGGCCTCGCCCACTGGCTGCAGGAACCCACCGGCCCGCGCGGCCTGTGGGAAGGCCTGATCGTCGGCCTGACCTGCGCCGCGGTGATGCTGTGCATTCGCCTATCGCGCAGCGCCAGGCGGCAGATCGTACTCAACGAGCGGCGAACTGCCGGTTGA
- the pdxB gene encoding 4-phosphoerythronate dehydrogenase PdxB, which yields MRILADENIPLVEAFFGAHGEIRRLPGRGIDRAALGDAEVLLVRSVTDVSRELLQGSQVKFVGTCTIGTDHLDLDYFAEAGIAWSSAPGCNARGVVDWVLGSLLALAEVHGARLAERRYGVIGAGQVGGRLVDVLRGLGWDVRVCDPPRAAAEGGDFCSLDEVLRECDVISLHTPLTRDGEHPTRHLIDAQRLKALRPGTWLINASRGGVVDNTALRIRLESGADIDVALDVWEGEPEVNVQLARHCRIATPHIAGYSLDGKLRGTAQIYEAFCAWQGCAPSVALDDLLPAQWLAELSLTEECDPDWALAMLCRAVYDPRSDDANFRRSLVGDTQTRRAAFDALRKHYPPRREITGLWVDIQGDSPRLESLLTALGANRVGE from the coding sequence ATGCGTATCCTTGCCGATGAAAACATTCCCCTGGTCGAAGCCTTCTTCGGCGCCCATGGCGAGATTCGCCGTCTGCCCGGCCGTGGCATCGACCGCGCCGCCCTGGGCGATGCCGAGGTGCTGCTGGTGCGTTCGGTGACGGACGTCAGCCGCGAACTGCTCCAGGGCAGCCAGGTGAAGTTCGTCGGTACCTGCACCATCGGCACCGATCACCTGGACCTCGACTACTTCGCCGAGGCCGGCATCGCCTGGTCCAGCGCGCCGGGTTGCAATGCCCGCGGCGTGGTCGACTGGGTGCTGGGCAGCCTGCTGGCGCTGGCCGAGGTGCACGGTGCCCGGCTTGCCGAGCGGCGCTATGGGGTGATCGGCGCGGGCCAGGTGGGCGGTCGCCTGGTGGACGTGCTGCGCGGCCTGGGCTGGGACGTGCGCGTCTGTGACCCGCCGCGCGCCGCGGCCGAAGGCGGCGATTTCTGCAGCCTGGACGAGGTGCTGCGCGAGTGCGATGTGATCAGCCTGCACACGCCGCTGACCCGCGACGGCGAACACCCGACGCGTCACCTGATCGACGCGCAACGTCTCAAGGCGCTGCGCCCTGGCACCTGGCTGATCAACGCCAGCCGTGGCGGCGTGGTGGACAACACGGCGCTGCGCATCCGCCTGGAGTCCGGCGCGGATATCGACGTGGCGCTGGACGTCTGGGAGGGCGAGCCGGAAGTGAACGTGCAACTGGCCCGGCACTGCCGCATCGCCACCCCGCACATCGCCGGCTACAGCCTGGACGGCAAGCTGCGCGGCACGGCGCAGATCTACGAGGCGTTCTGCGCCTGGCAGGGGTGTGCGCCGAGCGTCGCGCTCGACGACCTGCTGCCCGCGCAATGGCTGGCCGAATTGAGCCTGACGGAAGAATGCGACCCGGACTGGGCCCTGGCCATGCTCTGCCGGGCGGTCTACGACCCGCGCAGCGACGACGCCAATTTCCGCCGCAGCCTCGTGGGAGACACCCAGACCCGGCGGGCGGCCTTCGACGCATTGCGCAAGCACTACCCGCCGCGCCGGGAAATCACCGGGCTATGGGTCGATATCCAGGGCGATTCACCGCGCCTGGAAAGCCTGCTGACCGCGCTGGGCGCCAACCGGGTCGGGGAGTAG
- a CDS encoding PA1571 family protein — MSLQPHREPAPRPAPRNPQQPVGGSIIDAQGREVPITEDMIQRACQELDKTCEPPRR; from the coding sequence ATGAGCCTGCAACCCCACCGTGAACCCGCACCTCGCCCCGCTCCGCGCAACCCGCAACAGCCGGTCGGCGGCTCGATCATCGACGCCCAGGGCCGTGAAGTCCCGATCACCGAAGACATGATCCAGCGCGCCTGCCAGGAACTGGACAAGACCTGCGAGCCGCCGCGCCGCTGA
- a CDS encoding ATP-NAD kinase family protein: MDRIRIGLIINPLAGIGGATALKGSDGVAELALARGAEPRAAERTRIALEHLLAVRERLEFLTFPGPMGADLLADMGFSHRLAGALEREQSSAADTRHAVQALQEAGVALILFAGGDGTARDVAEVAREGQPVLGIPAGVKIHSGVYAISPRAAGELARRLVDGGLVRLTQGEVRDLDEAALREGRVAARWYAELTVPEEGHFMQHVKQAGMETEELVLADLAAWLEDSWEEGVRYVFGPGSTLHGLAADLHLDTTLLGVDVIENGQVIARDVTEAQLFELVDGHPAFVLVTAIGGQGHILGRGNQQISPRVLRAVGIERLRVIATKRKLGTLEGRPLLVDSGDAELDASFPAAVRVWAGYKEELLYPLGWGSEA; encoded by the coding sequence ATGGACAGGATTCGCATAGGGCTGATCATCAATCCGCTGGCCGGTATCGGCGGGGCGACCGCGCTCAAGGGCAGCGATGGTGTCGCCGAGCTGGCCCTGGCGCGCGGTGCCGAACCGCGGGCGGCGGAGCGCACGCGCATCGCCCTGGAGCACCTGCTGGCGGTGCGCGAGCGCCTGGAGTTCCTCACCTTTCCCGGCCCCATGGGCGCCGACCTGCTGGCGGACATGGGCTTCAGCCACCGCCTGGCGGGCGCCCTGGAGCGGGAGCAGAGCAGCGCGGCGGATACCCGTCACGCCGTGCAGGCGCTGCAGGAGGCCGGCGTGGCGCTGATCCTCTTCGCTGGCGGTGACGGCACCGCCCGCGACGTGGCCGAGGTAGCCCGCGAGGGCCAGCCGGTGCTGGGCATTCCCGCCGGGGTGAAGATCCACTCCGGGGTCTACGCCATCAGCCCGCGCGCTGCCGGCGAGCTGGCGCGGCGCCTGGTGGATGGCGGCCTGGTGCGCCTGACCCAGGGCGAAGTGCGCGACCTCGACGAAGCCGCGCTGCGCGAGGGCCGTGTCGCGGCGCGCTGGTACGCCGAACTGACGGTGCCCGAGGAAGGGCACTTCATGCAGCACGTGAAGCAGGCCGGCATGGAGACCGAGGAACTGGTGCTGGCCGATCTCGCCGCCTGGCTGGAAGACAGCTGGGAAGAGGGCGTGCGCTACGTCTTCGGCCCGGGATCGACCTTGCACGGGCTGGCCGCCGACCTGCACCTGGACACCACGCTGCTGGGCGTCGATGTGATCGAGAACGGCCAGGTGATCGCCCGCGACGTGACCGAGGCGCAGCTGTTCGAACTGGTGGACGGCCACCCGGCCTTTGTGCTGGTGACGGCCATCGGCGGACAGGGCCACATCCTGGGGCGCGGCAACCAGCAGATCAGCCCGCGCGTGCTGCGCGCCGTCGGCATCGAGCGCCTGCGGGTGATCGCCACCAAACGCAAGCTGGGCACCCTCGAAGGCCGGCCGCTGCTGGTGGACAGCGGCGACGCCGAGCTGGACGCCAGCTTTCCGGCGGCGGTGCGGGTGTGGGCCGGTTACAAGGAGGAGCTGCTGTATCCGCTGGGGTGGGGCAGTGAAGCCTGA
- a CDS encoding GFA family protein: protein MHSGGCLCGAVRYEISGELAPIQVCHCSQCRKAQGGPFATNIPVPRSAFRLLSGESALAEYRASPEKKRVFCRTCGSPIYSARDALPETLRVRAGTLDEPLRTKLEAHYYVDSRARWWPLEDNLPRYGGAKPG, encoded by the coding sequence ATGCATTCGGGCGGTTGTCTGTGCGGCGCGGTGCGCTACGAGATCAGCGGCGAGCTGGCGCCGATCCAGGTCTGCCATTGCAGCCAGTGCCGCAAGGCGCAGGGTGGGCCGTTCGCCACCAATATTCCGGTGCCGCGCTCGGCGTTCCGCCTGCTCAGCGGTGAATCGGCGCTGGCCGAGTACCGCGCCTCGCCGGAAAAGAAGCGCGTGTTCTGCCGCACCTGCGGCTCGCCGATCTACAGCGCCCGTGATGCGCTGCCGGAAACGTTGCGGGTGCGTGCGGGAACCTTGGACGAACCCTTGCGGACAAAGCTCGAAGCGCATTACTACGTCGACTCCCGCGCCCGTTGGTGGCCGCTGGAGGACAATCTGCCCCGCTACGGCGGTGCCAAGCCGGGATGA
- a CDS encoding saccharopine dehydrogenase family protein, with protein MERKFRVLVLGGYGNFGSLIVRRLSGIDGIRVLVAGRDLRRATELAAQVGGEAVCLDMNQPTLAGRLSELKVDLVISTAGPFQGQDYRVARAAIGARAHYVDLADARQFVCGIRELDRAARSAGVLVCSGASSVPALAASVIDELLPRFQRLDSIHHGISSSAKIPGQATVAAVLGYCGKPLRQWRQGRWQGVYGWQGLTRHRFPAPLGPRWLAHCDVPDLDLFPQRYPGVQDVRFSAGLGLSLTQFGTWGLSWLVRAGLLKNAARLGAGLHRLAVAMEPLGDGRSGMFVQLQGVDVDGKPLALCWEILAQQDHGPNIPCMAAVALARKLAAGQLGQRGATACVGLLTTAEYLAELDGLDISHGLRELAAQ; from the coding sequence ATGGAACGGAAATTTCGCGTGCTGGTGCTCGGCGGGTACGGCAACTTCGGCAGCCTGATCGTCCGCCGCCTGAGCGGCATCGACGGCATCCGCGTGCTGGTGGCCGGGCGCGACCTGCGCCGCGCCACCGAGCTGGCCGCGCAGGTGGGCGGCGAGGCAGTGTGCCTGGACATGAACCAGCCGACGCTGGCCGGCCGTCTCAGCGAACTCAAGGTCGACCTGGTCATCTCCACCGCCGGTCCGTTCCAGGGCCAGGACTACCGCGTTGCCCGCGCCGCCATCGGCGCCCGCGCGCACTACGTCGACCTGGCCGATGCGCGGCAGTTCGTCTGCGGTATCCGTGAGCTCGATCGTGCTGCCCGCAGCGCCGGCGTGCTGGTCTGCAGCGGCGCCAGCTCGGTGCCGGCGCTGGCGGCCTCGGTGATCGACGAATTGCTGCCGCGCTTCCAGCGGCTGGACAGCATTCACCATGGCATCAGCTCCTCGGCGAAGATCCCCGGCCAGGCCACGGTAGCGGCCGTGCTCGGCTACTGCGGCAAACCCCTGCGGCAGTGGCGCCAGGGCCGCTGGCAGGGCGTGTACGGTTGGCAGGGACTGACGCGCCACCGTTTTCCCGCGCCGCTGGGCCCTCGCTGGCTGGCGCACTGCGACGTGCCCGACCTCGACCTCTTCCCGCAGCGCTACCCCGGTGTGCAGGACGTGCGTTTTTCCGCGGGCCTGGGCCTGAGCCTCACCCAGTTCGGCACCTGGGGGCTGTCCTGGCTGGTGCGTGCCGGGCTGCTGAAGAATGCCGCGCGGCTGGGCGCCGGCCTGCATCGCCTGGCCGTGGCGATGGAGCCGCTGGGCGACGGACGCAGCGGCATGTTCGTCCAGCTGCAGGGCGTGGATGTCGATGGCAAGCCGCTGGCGCTGTGCTGGGAAATCCTCGCGCAGCAGGACCACGGCCCGAACATCCCGTGCATGGCGGCGGTGGCGCTGGCACGCAAGCTGGCCGCTGGGCAGCTGGGCCAGCGCGGCGCCACCGCCTGCGTCGGCCTGCTCACCACCGCTGAATACCTCGCCGAGCTGGATGGCCTGGACATTTCCCATGGCCTGCGCGAGCTGGCCGCGCAATGA
- the msuE gene encoding FMN reductase: protein MTSPIKVVAVSGGTYRPSRTLVLTQAVLDALGEQLPVQTQVIELADIARPLGAALSRQELSAELEATLREIETADLLVVASPVYRGSYPGLLKHLFDLVDMNALIDTPVLLAATGGSERHALVLDHQLRPLFSFFQSITLPIGVYASEADFANYQITSDTLRARIQLAAERAAPLFARPQLRKTA from the coding sequence ATGACCAGCCCCATCAAAGTGGTCGCCGTCTCCGGCGGCACCTATCGCCCCTCGCGCACCCTGGTGCTCACCCAGGCCGTGCTCGACGCCCTCGGCGAGCAGCTTCCGGTGCAAACCCAAGTGATCGAACTGGCCGACATCGCCCGCCCGCTGGGCGCCGCGCTGTCGCGCCAGGAACTCTCCGCGGAGCTGGAAGCCACCCTGCGCGAGATCGAGACCGCCGACCTGCTGGTGGTGGCCTCGCCGGTCTACCGTGGCTCCTACCCGGGTCTGCTCAAGCACCTGTTCGACCTGGTCGACATGAACGCCCTGATCGACACCCCGGTGCTGCTCGCCGCCACCGGCGGCAGCGAGCGCCACGCGCTGGTCCTCGACCACCAGCTGCGCCCGCTGTTCAGCTTCTTCCAGTCGATCACGCTGCCCATCGGCGTGTACGCCAGCGAGGCCGACTTCGCCAACTACCAGATCACCAGCGACACCCTGCGCGCCCGCATCCAGCTGGCCGCCGAACGCGCCGCGCCGCTGTTCGCCCGCCCGCAACTGCGCAAGACCGCCTGA